Within the Gemmatimonadaceae bacterium genome, the region CATTCTCCGCCGCCTTCACCAACAAGACCGTCAACACCGACCGCCACTGCGCGAGCACCGTGCGACCGACTCCTTCACTCTTCGTGTGTGCCCGCCGCTCGGCGTACGCGCGGTACAACGGCGACTCGGCGACCCGCGTACGCATCCAAATGCCGACGCCGATCAGCAGACCCGAGGCGAGAAACGCGACGCGCCATCCCCAGTCCGCCAGACCGGCGTCGCCCAACGACATGCCGAGCAGTGCGAGCACCGCCGCCGACAGCACGTTGCCCGCCGGCCCGCCGACCATCGGCCACGCCGTCCAGTATCCTCGCCGCTTAGCGGGGAGACTCTCGGCGACAAGCAGAAGCGCGCCCCCCACTTCTCCGCCGACCGCGAATCCCTGAATGAGTCGCAAGACCACGAGCAACACCGGCGCCGCGAGGCCGATCGACGCATAGCCGGGCAGCACGCCGACGCCCATCGTCGCCACGCCCATGAGCATCAGGCTCCACACCAGAATCCGCTTTCGTCCGTAGCGGTCGCCGAGGATGCCGAAGACCAGTCCGCCCACCGGCCGCGTGACGAAACCGATCGCGTAGGTCATCAGCGAGAGCAGGACGCCGTTGAGAGGGTTCACCGTGGGAAAGAACACGCGGTCGAACACCAGCGCCGCCGACGACGCGAAGACGAAGAAGTCGTACCATTCGATCAGCGACCCGATCGAGCTCGAGAAGAGCAGCGTTCCAACGCGCGACTCGTTCTCGCGCTCGACTGGAAGCGTCTCTGTCGCACCCGGTCTGATGTCAGTCGTCGCGCTCAACGCGGCAGTCCATCGAGAAATCTCATGACCTCGGGCCAGACGAAATCCGGCCGCTCCGCGTACAACATGTGCGCGGCGTGCGGAAGGCGGACCAACTTGCTGCCGGGTATCGTCGTCCACTGGGCCACCATGTCCATCGGGATCGCGTCCTCTTCGCCGTGCATGATGAGCGTCGGCACGTGAAGCGTTTTCAACGACGGCCGCAGATCCCAATCGCCGTACGAGGCCATGACGGCGCCGTTGGTCGTCCTCAGCCCATAGCGGATTCCCGCCGGATCCGACGCGCAGAGGTCGGAATGAATGCGCGACACCGATGACGGATCGGCGACGCGCGGGACTAGTCCGGCCGCCCAGTAGTCGTGACAGGCCTGGCGAATGTCCTTGCCCGCGGCGAGCCGGCGATTCGCATCCGCCGCTTTCGCGCTCAGCGTGCTGTCCATTCGCGCTTGCATCGTCTTTCCAAAGCGCTGCCAGAAATCGGCGCGATAGGGCGGGACCGGACCGAAGAGAACCATCGCGCGTACGTGTTCCGGATGCGCGATCGCGTACGATGCGGCGAGAAGGGGTCCGTACGAATGCGCGACAAGGATGGCTCGATCGACGTTGAAATGACGCCGGACGGCGTCGAGGTCCGCGATCTGTGCCGCGGCCGTGAGAACGGTCGTGTCCCGCGGCAGCGTCGAACGGCCGGTACCGCGCTGGTCATAGAAGATCACCACGTGCTTGTCGGCGAGCGGCG harbors:
- a CDS encoding alpha/beta hydrolase, producing the protein MAIRRYILATAFAALAVMPVGPVKAQKANEGYVASSDSVRLFYRVVGHGRDTIIAIHGGPGVDLESIYGDFTPLADKHVVIFYDQRGTGRSTLPRDTTVLTAAAQIADLDAVRRHFNVDRAILVAHSYGPLLAASYAIAHPEHVRAMVLFGPVPPYRADFWQRFGKTMQARMDSTLSAKAADANRRLAAGKDIRQACHDYWAAGLVPRVADPSSVSRIHSDLCASDPAGIRYGLRTTNGAVMASYGDWDLRPSLKTLHVPTLIMHGEEDAIPMDMVAQWTTIPGSKLVRLPHAAHMLYAERPDFVWPEVMRFLDGLPR
- a CDS encoding MFS transporter, which codes for MSATTDIRPGATETLPVERENESRVGTLLFSSSIGSLIEWYDFFVFASSAALVFDRVFFPTVNPLNGVLLSLMTYAIGFVTRPVGGLVFGILGDRYGRKRILVWSLMLMGVATMGVGVLPGYASIGLAAPVLLVVLRLIQGFAVGGEVGGALLLVAESLPAKRRGYWTAWPMVGGPAGNVLSAAVLALLGMSLGDAGLADWGWRVAFLASGLLIGVGIWMRTRVAESPLYRAYAERRAHTKSEGVGRTVLAQWRSVLTVLLVKAAENALFYVFTTFFIVYVTRVLHQPRTLALEAAAVGSIVDVVAIFAAGALSDRIGRLPVTGFGLIGAAMWSFVLFPATASGATLVIMVAAAVGGIFHGIIVGGMSAFFVELFPTKARYTGFSIGYQFATVFTGAVAPLIGVALLDRFGSTIPVSLYAAAMAAPGLAALGMAGETKGRDLSA